Within the Opitutaceae bacterium TAV5 genome, the region GGTGATCGAGCCGGACACCTGCGGCAGTCGCCCGGCAGAAGTATTCGCCGGCACACGACGTTCGCGGCACGCCGTGCTTCATGGCAGCCCTCTCACACAGATCACACAAAGCCGTGTCGCCAACTTCCTGCGACGCAGCGCCGAGCTGACCGGAACTCCCGCTGTCGAGGTGGTGGCGGAACAGCTCTCCGAAGCCGCCGGCTACGAGGCGATGAAAAGCTACCTGAAGACATACGAAAAACCGACCGGCCGCAGCGGCAGGTCGCAACGTTGCGACAGCCTGTACGCGGTTTCCGATGCGCTCGCCATGGGCGCGTACCGGGCGATCCGCGAGCACGGCCTGAGCATCCCCGACGACATTGCGGTGATCGGTGTGGGTGATTACCAGATGTCGCCGTTTTTCGACCCGCCCCTGTCCTGCATCGGCGTCTCCCATGCCGAGCTGGCCGAACTCGCCAGCCGCCAGCTCATCCGGGCGCTGACCTCACCCGGCGCCGCGCCCGCGACGATCCGCGCCTCTCTCATCGAAACCCTGCGCGCCTCGACCGGCCACGGCTGATTGCTCACTGCGCAAAAACCGAAAAATTAACCACAGAGACACAAAGATACAGAGGACAAACCACAGAAAGGAATTATTCTCTGTGAATCCTCTGTGGCTCTGTGTCTTTGTGGTTCAACTTCTGAAAATCAGGCGCCGTTTCATCCGTATTCAGAAATACATTCCATGTGCTCGTCACCGCCTCCGGAACATCGCCCGGTATTCTCCCGGCGTTTGACCCGTGTGCTGGCGGAACAGCACGTGCAGGCGCGGCGTATTCGGAAAATCGCAGGCTTCGGCGACTGCGGTCATTTTCATCTCGGTTGTCCGCAGCAAGGTCTTCACTCGCGCGATCCGCTCCCGCTGGATCTCCGCCAGGAGCGAGCGTCCCAGCGACGCCGCAAACCGCCGCTGCAATCCGCTGCGCGAGATGCCCGATGCCCGCACCACGTTTTCGACATAAATGTTCTCGGCGGCATGTTCACGAATATACGCCACCGCCTTTGTCACTGCCTCGTCCTCCGCATAGAGCACATCCGTCGAACGCCGTGCCGCCACTTCCGTGACCGGCAGATGCTGCTGCAGGGGTGATTCCGGAGTCGCCTCTCCTGCCTGTCTCGACCGCGTTCCGCCGCCGTGCATCAGCCTCTCCAGCAACTTCGCCGCCTCCATCCCGATCTGCCATGCCGGCAGTTTCACGCTGGAGAGCGGGATGTTTTCGAAATCCGTCCAGAACTCGTCATCCCCCGCGCCGAGCACTGCGATATCTTCCGGCACGCGCTTCCCGATTTCGCGCGCGGCTTGCAGCAGGTGCAAGGCAAACGGATCGAGCACCGCGAACACGCCGGTCTGTGGCGGCAGTTTTTTCAGCCACTTTCGCATGCGGGCGATCAGCACGGGGCCCTCCTCCAAGGCGAGCGATTTTCCTCCGCCTGCAATGCAGGTCACATCCGGCATCCGCCGCTCCAGCTCCCCGGAGAAACCGCGAACCCGCTCCTGTGAAAACCGGGCGTCATGCTGTTCCCAGTACGCAAAGGTCGTGCAGCCGCACGCGAGCAAATGCTCCGCTGCCAGTCTGCCCACCGCCCTGTCGTCCTGCGTCACGAGCGGCAGCCGTGGAGAGCCGAGGACGTTCGAAACGTTCACTGCCGGCACCGGCAAGGCCAGTAACTGCTCTTCCTCTTCCCGGCTTTGTGCTGCCGCGATGACTCCGTCAATCGCCTGACGGCGCACCACCGCCTCCAGCGACTCACCGGCCTGCAGTGATCCGTTGCCCACCTCGATTTGTCCTGTCGTAAACGCATAGTGGCGCGCCCCGAGCGTCATATTGCGTCCATATTCCCAGTCGGTGCGAACGGTCATCAGCATCCGGTAGACTCCCCGTTTTTTCGGCATTCTCATTTTGGGCAAAAACGAAATAATTATTACCGTATCCGGTAAAGATTTTTTGCCCGCCGCCTGTCATACTCGGCTTCGCAATTCCCCGCCGGACCCGGGTCTTTCTCCCGGTCAGGCAACCCGATCCACACCCATATCATGAAAACCAGATCCATACTCCTTCCTTTTCTGCTGACCGCGATCACCTCCGCCATCTGCCTGATCACCCGCGCCGACGTCAGCTACACATGGACTCCGGACGGCACCGCATCCGGCGCAGCCAGCGGCGGCTCCGGAACCTGGGACAATGGCGCTCACTGGTGGGACGGCACCGCCGCCCAGGCTCTCGGCAGTACGACCACGCCGTTTGGTTCGGCGACGGAGAATGCTATCCTCAATTTTTACGGAACAGGTACGATTATCAAACAATTCACGGCCAATTTCGGCAGCAGCACTGCCCGTACCCACACCCTCAATTTTGCCGATGGCAGCGACTACACGCTTCTCGCCATCACGGGAGGGGCATGGATCGGCGGCGGCACGGGCCATATCGTCTGGAATATCGACGCCTCCGCCAGACTGACGGTTGGTGGCGATGGCAACCAGATTGCCCTCGTCTCCGGTTCAACTGTTTCCGATGGTCCTGGTCTCGTCTTTTCGGGAGGCGGCACGGTCGATCTCAAGTCCGGAGCGCTCTTGCGCAACAACTCCGCCAACAGTCGCCTCACTGTCCGCGACGGCACCACACTCAATTTTGGGACAGGCTCCCTGTATACGGGGCCTGGCGGCACCCTTTCCACCGATCCCGCCGACGGCTCCCGCATCTCGCTCGAAAACGGTGTGATCAACGTCAACGGCGGCACTGTCACAACCGGTTACGCCGGCACGAACACGGTAACAACCAGCCGGGGTTTCGGTATCGCGATCGGCGCGACCACCACCGGCGGGGGCACCGCCACCTTCAATCTTGACAGCGGCACTGTCACCGCAATCGGCGATCCTCGTGGCGAAACCATCGCCCACGCCGGCGTGGCCTTCGGAATCAGCGCCAGCAACAACGGCGGCACCTTCAATCTCAATGGCGGCACGTTGATCACGACCAATATCCGCGCGGCAGCTTCCACCGGCGCCAACGCCATCCTCAATCTCAACGGCGGCACCATCGTGGTCTCCACCGCACTTTCGGCGCCCGACGACTCCATCACGGACGGGCAGTTGCAGACTCGTCTCGACAATTTCATTACCGGATTCGCCAACAGCACGACCAACCACGTCATCATCGGCTCCAATGGCGTGACCTTCGACACCTCGCAGATCGACACCACCCGCACCAACGGCGTTGCCTCCATCAACGCTGTCATGCGCGGCTCCGGCGACCTGAAAAAGATTGGCGGCAACACCCTCCGCCTCGCCGGCGCCAACACCTACACGGGCAAGACCATCATCAGGGGTGGCACGCTCGCGCTCGGTTCCGCAGGTTCCATCACGAACAGCGAGGAAATCGTTATCGACAACGACTCCGTCTTCGATGTCAGCGCCCGCGACGCCGGCTTCTCCCTTGCCACCGGCCAGGTCATCAGCACGACCAGCAGAGGTCGCATCATCGGCAACATCAACACCGCCGGCGGCCGGCTTGATGTCGACGGCGCGCTCTCTGTCGATGGTAATCTCGATGCCGGCACCGGCACCCTCTTCGCCTTCGACCTCGGCAACATCGACTCCATCGTCACCGTTACCGGCGACCTCGTGCTCGCTTCCGGAGCGATCCTCGATCTCGGCAGCTCCTCTGCCTTTGGCGAAGGCAGCTATACCCTGTTCAAAGCCGCTTCGATTACCGGCACCAGCCTCACTGTCGCCTCCGGTGCGCCCGCCGGTTTCAGCTACAGCTTCACCCATACCGGCACGTCTCTCCTCCTCAACGTGACAGCCGTTCCCGAACCCGCCACGAGTGCCGTCCTTGCCGGCATTCTCGGTCTCGTCGCCACAGCGATGTGCCGCCGCCGCTGATACGGGGTGAAGGGGGTCCCTCCAGGACCGCCGGCTCTCCATCTCCAGTCCTCCCGTCCTGTTCCTTATGCCAACCACCGCTCCCGCAGCACTCGCCATCACCTCTCCACGGTGTTCACACACCGTCGCATCTTTCACCGCCGGCTCCTGGCCCGTAATGCTCACGCCTTTCGACGACCAAAAGCGCATCGACTGGCACGCTTTCGGCCATCTCGTGGAGTGGTATATCGCCGCGGGCAGCCAAGGTCTCTTTGCCGCCTGCCTTTCCAGCGAGATTTTCCAGCTCACTGCGGCTGAACGCCTCGAACTCGCCCGTCGCGCCACCACTCTCGCTGCCGGACGCGTACCTGTCATCGCTTCGGGCGCGTTCGGCAATACGCCCTCCGAAATCGCCGATGCCGCCAATCGCCTCGCCGACACCGGCGTCCAGGCCGTCATTTTGCTCAGCAACCAGTTCGGCGAGGAAACCGACACCGATGACACCTGGCTCGCCAATATCGAAGCCACGCTCGACCGGGTACGATCCGATCTTTCTCTTGGCATCTACGAATGCCCCATCCCCTACAAGCGCCTCCTCTCGCCACGCCTCGTTGGCTGGGCAGCAGGGACAGAACGCTTCCACTTCACCAAGGACACCTGCTGCAACCTTCCACAGATCAAGGCCAAGCTCGCCGCTCTCGCCGGTTCGCCACTCCGTTTTTACAACGCCAACACAGCGACTCTTCTCGCCAGCCTCCAGGCTGGCGGGCACGGCTTCAGCGGCGTCGGTGCCAATGCCATCCCGCACCTCTACGCCTGGCTTTGCCGACATTACCAGGCCCAGCCCGATGTCGCTCGCGAACTGCAAGCCTTTCTCGTTGAAAGTAGTCCAGCCGTAGATACTCGCTACCCGCACTCGGTCAAAACCTGGCTCCGCCTCAATGGATTCCCCATGACCACGGTTTCCCGCCTTGCAGAAAACAATATGGAAGCTGCCGACATCGAAAAACTCCGCGCCTTCCACGTCGATGTGGCTCGCTGGGAAGAACGACTCGGCATTTCCTCCCCTTTTGCCAACATTGTTCCCGTCTGCTCCGCCAATCCTTGACCGGTATCCCGTCCCCTTCACCTTCCATGCCCTCCCGCCGCCGCCTGTTCACCGCCATTCTGTTTCTTCTTGTCGCTGCACCGTCCCTCCATGCGCAAGACACGGACGCGACTCTCCCGTCGCCGATAGCGCTCGTCCTTGCGAAGTCTCCTGTCATTATGCCCGAGGCTTCCGGAGACCAGATCGAGCGAATCACACTCTCCCCTCAAACCGTCTGCCCTGATCTGCATCTCCCTGCGCCCGTCGGAGACGCCTGGACACTCACCTTCTGGGTCCGCCTCAACGACACACCCGCCCTGCTCAGAACGGACTACAGTCGAAACGCTCCCGTTACCCTTGCCGATTTTTCCACCGCCGGCCAAGCCGACACCCGGCGTCTCGTCATCCGCGTGCAAGGTGGAAAGTTCAGTGTTACCGAACAAAACGCCGGCAAATGGAAAGCGCTTTCCGGTTTCAGCGCCACAGCGGCCCCCGATACCTGGCACTTCCTCGCCTACACTCGCAACGCCAGCGCCGGCACGTTCTATCTCAACGGTGACATCAGCCTTCGCACCACCGGAACCGTTTCCTCCAGCGACCAGCTCCAGACCCTCGCTTTGGGCAACTTTTATAAACAACGCCGTCTCGACGGCATCATTCTCCAGCCTCGCCTCTACCGTCAGGTCCTCACGGCAGAGCAAATCCGGATTCGTTACCGCGACCGGCCCGCCGGAACCCGTTAAGCCTCCGCTGTCCATCCTGCACCGCCCCTTCCCCGATTTTCGCTCCTCTCGATCCATGCACTCCTGCCTGCCGTTTTGTTTTCCCGTCCTCTCCCTTGCCCTGCTGATCTCCGTGCCGCCATTCGTGCATGCCGCCTCCTTCGCCGGCGCCCCGATCCGGGCGCTCGCACAGGACCATGTTGTCTTCGACGAGTCGCCCGACCCGGCAACGATCCCGCTCTACACGCCAGGCATTCTCCGTCTCTCCGGCGGTCGCCTTGTCGCCGCGAGCGAACGCGCCGGCCAGTGGAAAAAACTCGGCAACCCCTGGGCTCGCATCAAGACCTCCGACGACGGAGGCGTCACCTGGACGCTTCGCGCCACCGGCGGCATCACCCACGGTCGTCTCTTCCAGGCTGGCAGAATCCTGTATTACCTCGGCCACGACGGTGACCTCATGATCATGCGCTCCGACGACGACGGACTCACATGGAGCGAACCGGTTCCGTTGACCGATGGCCAGTCCTGGCACCAGACCGCCGCCAATGTCTGGCACACCAATGGCAACGTATACCTCGTCATGGAACGCTCCACATCCCGCGAAATCAAGGGCTGGGGCGTCGGCATGCTCGCCCCCGTGCTGATGCGCGCGCGTGAAGCCGACGATCTCACCCGGCGAGAAAGCTGGACCTTCGCCAGCGAACTCGTCTTCGCCGATCTCGTCCCCGGCTACCGGGAGAACGATCCCCAAACCGATCTTTTCGGCATCCCCTTCTTCGCACAGACATTTCCCACCGCCCACCAACTTGCTCCCCGCCGTCCCATGCATCCCATGGGATGGCTCGAAACCAACGTCGTCCAGATTACCGACCCCGATCACTACTGGTACGACCCCGCCGGGAAAACCTTCCACCTTTTCATGCGTACCCACACCGGCAGCACAGGGTACGCGGCTCTCGCCAAAGTCATCGAAAACGACGATGGCACCATGACCACCTCGCTCCAGAAGGCCCCCTCCGGGAAAACCCTCCTCTTTCTTCCCTTCCCCGGCGGTCAGATGCGTTTTCACATCCTCTACGACGACAACACCAGACTCTACTGGCTCCTCGGCACCCAGGCCACCGACTCCATGGTCCGCCTCGAAGCCATGGATCCCGACCGTTACGATCTCCCCAACAACGAACGCCAGCGGCTCGTCCTTCACTTCTCGAAAAACATGGTCGACTGGTGCTTCGCCGGCCTCGTCGCGATCGGACCCGGCAACAAGGGCTCCCGTCACTACGCCTCGATGGACATCGACGGCAACGACCTCGTCATTCTCGCCCGCAGCGGTGACGAACGGGCCCAGTCCGCTCACAACGGAAATCTCGTCACGTTTCATCGCGTCAAAAATTTCCGCGACCTCGTTTACTGAACCATTCCCTGCCACCCCGCATCCGCTCGCGCTGCTGCCCCCTTTCGCTGCCTCTCATGAGACTTTCCTTCACCGATCTCCTTGTCCTCGCCCTCTACTTCATCAGCCAGATCGCCATCGGTCTCTGGGTCGGGCGAAAAAACAAATCCACCGAGCAATATTTTCTCGGCGGCAAATCGTTTTCGGGACTCGTCATCGGCATCAGTTTTATCGGCTCGGTCATCAGTTCCGTGACCTTCATGGCCACCCCTGCCGATGCCTTCAAAACGGCCTGGTATCGTTTCATCCCCAACTTTGCCTTCCCCGTCGTCACCCTGCTCGCGGCCTGGCTGCTGGTGCCCTTCTTCCGCAGAGGCACCCTTACCTCGGCCTACCAGTATCTCGCCCTCCGTTTCGGCGGCTCCATCTCTGCCTACGCCTCCGTCGTTTTTATCACCACCCAGGTGCTGCGCACCAGCATGATTGCCTACCTGCTCTCCCTTCTCGTCGGTGAAATCACCGGATGGGGGTTCACCGGTTCCCTGCTCCTCGTCGTCGGTGTAACCGCCATCTATACGGTCAAGGGAGGTCTCAATGCCGTCATCTGGACCGACGTCATCCAGGCCATCGTCCTTCTCGTCGGGGCCTTCGCCTGCATCGCCGTTGCGATCGCCCACACGCCCGGCGGCTTGCCCGGCGTGTTCAGCGAAGGCATCGCCCACCACAAGTTTTCCTTTTACGACCTCGATACCGTTACCGGCCAGCTTGTCCCGACGAAATGGTTCGGAGGTTTCGGCGAAAAGACCGTCCTCATGGTTTTCCTCGTTGGCCTGATGCAATACCTCAACCTCCAGTTCGATCAGTCCACCGTTCAACGCTGGTGCTCCGCCCGCACCGCTCATGACGCCCGCAAGTCCATGTACATTCTCGGTCTTGGCTGTCTGCCCATCTGGGGGCTCTTCCAGTTCCTCGGCGTCTGCCTCTACGTCTATTTTCTCCACACGCCCGACCCGGTCGCAGAAGGTATTCTCGGCGGACTCCACAAGGCCGAACGCATCATGCCCCACTTCATCATGCACTACCTGCCGGCCGGTATCGTCGGCCTGGTCATCGCGGGAGCCCTGGCTGCCGCCATGTCAACGCTCAGCGCCTGCATCAATGTCTCCAGCATGGTCGCCGTGGATGACATTTACCGCAAGTACATCAACCCCGGCGCGAGCGACCGTCGTCGCCTTCGCCTCGGCAAGCTCATCTCCCTTGCCGTCTCCCTCCTCATGATCGCCGGCGCCCTCCTCATCCATACCCTGGATGTCGTTACGCTTGCCGATTTCATGCTCGCGGCCGGCACGCTTATCACCATCGGCGTCCCCGCCATCTTCATTGCCGGCATGTTCACCCGCCGCGTGGATACCGCCGCGATCTGGACAGGCGTTATCGTTGCTCTCGCCTTCATGCTCTGGGTGATGCTCGGCAATGCCGGGCAACTGCCCGCCTGCATCAGCGTTCGCATCCCGCCTTACTATATCTCCATTCTCGGCAATCTCATCGCCCTCGCCGTAGCTCTCCCTCTCTCGCTCCTGCTCAGGCCCCGCCCACGTGACCTGACCAACCTCACGGTCTGGAACCAGACCTCCGCTTCGCTCGAATAAAAAAACACTCGTATCCCATGCATACCCGCCTCCATCACCGAACCCGCTTCGCCGGCCCGCATCCTCGCGCCGCGCTACCGCTCCGGACGGGATTTACTCTCGTCGAGTTGCTTGTCGTGATTGCCATCATCGGCATCCTCGCCGGCATCACGATTCCGGTCGTTACTTCCGTTCGCATTGCCGCAAAACGAACCCAATGCACCGCCAATCTTCGCGCAATCGGTCAGGGTTTTTCGCTTTTCCTCCAGGACAACAAGGACCGCTATCCCGGCAACGGCCCCGGAGGGAGTATTCCCCCCAATGGAAACCAGGGCCGGCTACGCTGGCACTACCGCATCGGCTACTATATGGATCTGGGATCTCCGGTCGTTCACCTCGATGCCGGTAATG harbors:
- a CDS encoding transcriptional regulator, giving the protein MNMLKKKPSASPSPRSGRAGLKDIAALAGVSVGSVSSVLNNRHLERRITHETAQAIRKAAARLGYLPNIGARKLRGGGSAKNSLFLALVTSFEAPIPLINHFILALRREVEASTLAQADCTCSVMIEMFSAGHLREMPGLTTGDHFNAAIILNTVAEDDLFLARTPLPFPAVLVNRAVPGCTSVIEPDTCGSRPAEVFAGTRRSRHAVLHGSPLTQITQSRVANFLRRSAELTGTPAVEVVAEQLSEAAGYEAMKSYLKTYEKPTGRSGRSQRCDSLYAVSDALAMGAYRAIREHGLSIPDDIAVIGVGDYQMSPFFDPPLSCIGVSHAELAELASRQLIRALTSPGAAPATIRASLIETLRASTGHG
- a CDS encoding AraC family transcriptional regulator: MRMPKKRGVYRMLMTVRTDWEYGRNMTLGARHYAFTTGQIEVGNGSLQAGESLEAVVRRQAIDGVIAAAQSREEEEQLLALPVPAVNVSNVLGSPRLPLVTQDDRAVGRLAAEHLLACGCTTFAYWEQHDARFSQERVRGFSGELERRMPDVTCIAGGGKSLALEEGPVLIARMRKWLKKLPPQTGVFAVLDPFALHLLQAAREIGKRVPEDIAVLGAGDDEFWTDFENIPLSSVKLPAWQIGMEAAKLLERLMHGGGTRSRQAGEATPESPLQQHLPVTEVAARRSTDVLYAEDEAVTKAVAYIREHAAENIYVENVVRASGISRSGLQRRFAASLGRSLLAEIQRERIARVKTLLRTTEMKMTAVAEACDFPNTPRLHVLFRQHTGQTPGEYRAMFRRR
- a CDS encoding dihydrodipicolinate synthetase; protein product: MPTTAPAALAITSPRCSHTVASFTAGSWPVMLTPFDDQKRIDWHAFGHLVEWYIAAGSQGLFAACLSSEIFQLTAAERLELARRATTLAAGRVPVIASGAFGNTPSEIADAANRLADTGVQAVILLSNQFGEETDTDDTWLANIEATLDRVRSDLSLGIYECPIPYKRLLSPRLVGWAAGTERFHFTKDTCCNLPQIKAKLAALAGSPLRFYNANTATLLASLQAGGHGFSGVGANAIPHLYAWLCRHYQAQPDVARELQAFLVESSPAVDTRYPHSVKTWLRLNGFPMTTVSRLAENNMEAADIEKLRAFHVDVARWEERLGISSPFANIVPVCSANP
- a CDS encoding sodium solute transporter family protein; amino-acid sequence: MRLSFTDLLVLALYFISQIAIGLWVGRKNKSTEQYFLGGKSFSGLVIGISFIGSVISSVTFMATPADAFKTAWYRFIPNFAFPVVTLLAAWLLVPFFRRGTLTSAYQYLALRFGGSISAYASVVFITTQVLRTSMIAYLLSLLVGEITGWGFTGSLLLVVGVTAIYTVKGGLNAVIWTDVIQAIVLLVGAFACIAVAIAHTPGGLPGVFSEGIAHHKFSFYDLDTVTGQLVPTKWFGGFGEKTVLMVFLVGLMQYLNLQFDQSTVQRWCSARTAHDARKSMYILGLGCLPIWGLFQFLGVCLYVYFLHTPDPVAEGILGGLHKAERIMPHFIMHYLPAGIVGLVIAGALAAAMSTLSACINVSSMVAVDDIYRKYINPGASDRRRLRLGKLISLAVSLLMIAGALLIHTLDVVTLADFMLAAGTLITIGVPAIFIAGMFTRRVDTAAIWTGVIVALAFMLWVMLGNAGQLPACISVRIPPYYISILGNLIALAVALPLSLLLRPRPRDLTNLTVWNQTSASLE